One stretch of Juglans microcarpa x Juglans regia isolate MS1-56 chromosome 3D, Jm3101_v1.0, whole genome shotgun sequence DNA includes these proteins:
- the LOC121255752 gene encoding ATP-dependent DNA helicase Q-like 4A: protein MTAEMCISGSNPGQGFKYNDKLLKVNWSQHANAHENFSCQNKFLSSNFLFSLSSQKPCAEGEMGTWSMACQSQNIQKLQSTQLEKAWHVLSNLQISGRNYIKPGKTVKVNNLGNSMSLSIGKRSISQSSFGIDRGSEHMQTHKNFSKSNGKVSESVSCMGNHFPSGNVRAMEAEKSLVGQSKIRASTVDHSHSQFLDRSFSSHTVYIGQVRESAAEVLAGDVDDDDLLENIDVDQIVEQYQSTCTPQPSISKLPPITPTLDEDNFMRQDGNGLPPELCSNCSHGLKLGLCPEAATHLQEIKDMLIVISNELIDNVNELSQEQIEKLRQDRLQLNKQIQQLERYLRANLVDAERQRSHYSASTAAAVSFQYGTPQATTFRTPMKFDAPVNLPNEVGGYERWNSPLVSFSSIDSFGISSGPIEREPYIPKYVEVNYIEGSNDKKWSNVNFPWTKKLEANNKKVFGNHSFRPNQREVINATMSGYDVFVLMPTGGGKSLTYQLPALICPGITLVISPLVSLIQDQIMHLLQANIPAAYLSANMEWTEQQEILRELSSDHFKYRLLYVTPEKVARSDVLLRHLESLHARELLARIVIDEAHCVSQWGHDFRPDYQGLGILKQKFQNTPVLALTATATASVKEDVVQALGLVNCIVFRQSFNRPNLWYSVIPKTKKCVDDIDKFIKENHFDECGIIYCLSRMDCEKVAEKLQECGHKAAFYHGSMDPTQRAFVQKQWSKDEINIICATVAFGMGINKPDVRFVIHHSLPKSIEGYHQECGRAGRDGQRSSCVLYYSYSDYIRVKHMISQGGIEQSPLPSGSNRVNISNSGRILETNTENLLRMVSYCENDVDCRRLLQLIHFGEKFDSANCKKTCDNCLKIKSFIEKDVTDITKQLVELVKSTRQQFSSSHILEVYRGSLSQFVKKHRHETLSLHGAGKHLAKGEASRILRHLVTEDFLVEDVKKSDIYGSVSSVLKVNESKAKNLFLGGKTIILRFPSPVKASKLSKSEVTPAKGSLISGKLSPQIDTPAQPQPEVDLNLSAKLFSALRMLRTILLKEAGEGFLAYHIFSTATLQHISIRIPRTKEELLDINGIGKGKVSKYGDRILQTIESTVNEYYRTEKNNSSSNDSNDSIKRRRDTDRDRDSNAEDDDFTKSTGRSKKRVAKGQNKTAELSNYMEPDVYDQCIDDDVEFYDCAFEING, encoded by the exons ATGACTGCAGAAATGTGTATAAG TGGAAGCAATCCTGGTCAAGGGTTCAAATACAATGATAAACTTCTGAAAGTTAATTGGTCACAACATGCTAATGCACACGAGAATTTCTCATGCCAAAATAAGTTCTTGAGTTCAAATTTCCTCTTCTCATTATCATCACAAAAACCTTGTGCTGAAGGAGAAATGGGTACATG gtCAATGGCTTGCCAAagtcaaaatattcaaaaattgcAGAGTACACAATTGGAAAAG GCTTGGCATGTTCTTTCCAATCTTCAGATTTCTGGCAGGAACTACATAAAACCTGGAAAAACTGTAAAAGTTAATAATCTTGGTAATAGCATGTCTCTTAGCATTGGAAAAAGATCTATATCACAAAGCTCATTTGGCATTGATAGGGGCTCAGAGCATATGCAAACCCATAAAAATTTCAGTAAAAGTAATGGCAAAGTCAGTGAATCTGTAAGCTGCATGGGCAATCATTTTCCATCAGGTAACGTTAGAGCCATGGAAGCCGAAAAGAGTCTTGTGGGCCAAAGCAAGATTAGAGCATCAACAGTCGACCattctcattctcaatttttGGATAGATCATTCAGCAGTCATACTGTTTATATTGGCCAAGTAAGAGAGTCTGCAGCAGAAGTTTTGGCTGGTGATGTGGATGATGATGACCTACTTGAG AATATTGATGTGGACCAAATAGTAGAACAGTATCAATCTACTTGCACACCACAACCATCAATTTCAAAGCTGCCACCCATTACTCCAACTTTAGATGAAGACAATTTTATGAGACAAGATGGGAATGGTTTGCCACCAGAATTGTGCTCAAACTGCAGTCATGGTCTTAAG CTAGGACTGTGCCCCGAAGCTGCAACTCATTTGCAGGAAATAAAGGACATGCTAATTGTTATATCAAATGAACTGATTGACAATGTTAATGAACTCAGCCAGGAGCAGATTGAGAAGCTTCGCCAAGATAG gttACAGCTGAATAAGCAAATCCAGCAGCTTGAGAGGTATCTTCGTGCCAATTTAGTCGATGCGGAAAGGCAAAGATCGCATTATTCTGCATCCACAGCAGCTGCTGTATCTTTTCAATATGGAACACCTCAAGCAACTACATTTAGAACTCCAATGAAATTTGATGCCCCGGTTAATCTACCTAATGAGGTGGGAGGGTATGAAAGGTGGAATTCTCCATTGGTTTCATTCTCTTCCATAGATAGCTTTGGTATTTCTTCAGGCCCCATAGAGAGGGAACCGTACATTCCCAAGTATGTTGAAGTTAACTATATTGAAGGTTCTAATGACAAAAAATGGAGTAATGTGAATTTCCCGTGGACAAAAAAGCTAGAG GCCAATAATAAGAAAGTCTTCGGAAATCACTCATTTCGCCCCAACCAAAGAGAGGTTATTAATGCTACAATGAGTGGAtatgatgtttttgttttaatgcCAACTGGAGGGGGAAAGAGTCTGACATATCAG CTCCCTGCTCTTATTTGTCCAGGTATAACATTGGTTATCTCTCCCCTTGTGTCACTTATCCAAGATCAGATAATGCATCTATTACAG GCAAACATACCTGCTGCCTACTTAAGTGCCAACATGGAGTGGACAGAACAACAAGAGATCCTCAGAGAACTAAGTTCTGATCATTTCAAATACAGGCTATTATATGTCACACCGGAGAAAGTTGCTAG GAGTGATGTTCTTTTGCGGCACCTGGAGAGTTTACATGCTCGTGAGTTGCTTGCCAGGATTGTTATTGATGAAGCTCATTGCGTGAGCCAGTGGGGGCATGATTTTAGGCCAGATTATCAG GGTCTTGGAATCTTGAAACAGAAGTTCCAAAATACTCCGGTGCTAGCATTAACAGCTACTGCAACAGCCAGTGTAAAAGAAGATGTTGTGCAAGCTCTAGGTCTTGTCAACTGCATTGTTTTCCGGCAAAGTTTTAATCGGCCAAATTTGTG GTATTCTGTTATTCCCAAGACTAAGAAGTGTGTGGATGATATCGACAAATTCATTAAAGAGAACCACTTTGATGAATGTGGAATAATTTATTGTCTTTCAAGAATGGACTGTGAAAAGGTTGCAGAAAAGTTACAG GAATGTGGACATAAAGCGGCATTTTACCATGGCAGCATGGATCCTACTCAACGTGCCTTCGTCCAAAAGCAGTGGAGTAAAGAcgaaattaatataatttgtgcTACGGTGGCATTTGGAATGG GTATCAACAAACCAGATGTCCGATTTGTAATTCATCACTCTCTCCCAAAATCTATTGAAGGCTACCATCAG GAATGTGGCCGAGCTGGTAGAGATGGTCAGCGTTCATCCTGCGTGCTGTATTACAGTTATAGTGACTAT ATACGGGTCAAGCATATGATTAGTCAAGGAGGAATTGAGCAAAGTCCATTGCCATCTGGATCTAATCGTGTAAATATTAGTAATTCAGGGAGGATACTGGAAACAAATACAGAAAATCTTTTGCGCATG GTCAgttattgtgaaaatgatgtTGATTGTCGACGTCTTCTACAGCTCATTCATTTTGGAGAAAAGTTTGATTCTGCAAACTGCAAAAAAACATGTGACAATTGTTTGAAGATTAAGAGTTTTATTGAGAAGGATGTCACTGACATCACAAAGCAATTG GTTGAACTGGTGAAGTCAACACGGCAGCAGttctcatcatctcatattTTGGAAGTCTACAGGGGCTCCTTGAGCCAATTT GTCAAGAAACACAGACATGAGACTTTGAGCCTGCATGGAGCCGGGAAACATCTAGCAAAGGGTGAAGCTTCCCGTATATTGCGTCATCTTGTTACTGAGGATTTTCTTGTGGAAGATGTCAAGAAAAGTGACATCTATGGATCTGTATCATCAGTGTTGAAG GTGAACGAGTCCAAAGCCAAAAATCTCTTCCTGGGTGGGAAGACAATCATATTAAG ATTCCCGTCCCCTGTAAAAGCATCTAAACTGAGCAAATCTGAAGTGACTCCAGCAAAAGGCTCATTGATATCTGGGAAGCTAAGTCCTCAAATCGATACTCCTGCCCAGCCTCAACCTGAAGTAGACTTG AATCTCTCTGCCAAACTATTTTCAGCTCTGAGAATGCTCCGAACTATTCTTCTCAAAGAAGCTGGCGAGGGGTTCTTGGCATACCACATATTTAG TACTGCTACGCTGCAGCATATCAGCATAAGGATTCCCAGAACAAAGGAAGAACTCCTTGACATCAATGGCATTGGCAA GGGTAAGGTAAGCAAGTATGGGGATCGGATACTACAAACCATCGAGTCTACCGTCAACGAATACTACAGGACAGAAAAAAATAACAGCAGTAGCAATGACAGTAATGAttcaataaagagaagaagGGATACAGATAGAGACCGAGATTCAAACGCTGAAGATGATGACTTCACCAAGAGTACTGGTAGATCAAAGAAAAGGGTGGCAAAAGGGCAGAACAAAACTGCTGAGCTTTCTAATTATATGGAGCCAGATGTTTACGACCAATGCATAGATGATGATGTAGAATTTTATGATTGTGCTTTTGAAATCAATGGCTGA